One Thermococcus alcaliphilus DNA window includes the following coding sequences:
- a CDS encoding SDH family Clp fold serine proteinase produces MDPLSGFIGSLIWWILFFYLLMGPQIQYRQLQIARAKLLERLARKRNSTVITMIHRQESIGFFGIPVYKFISIEDSEEILRAIRMAPKDKPIDLIIHTPGGLVLAATQIAKALKDHPAETRVIVPHYAMSGGTLIALAADKIIMDPHAVLGPVDPQLGQYPAPSIIRAVEQKGAEKVDDQTLILADVAKKAINQVQEFVYNLLKDKYGEEKARELAQILTEGRWTHDYPITVEHAKELGLHVETDVPEEVYALMELYKQPVKQRGTVEFMPYPVKQQGKD; encoded by the coding sequence ATGGATCCGCTGAGTGGATTCATAGGCTCATTGATATGGTGGATACTGTTCTTCTACCTACTCATGGGGCCTCAGATTCAATATCGCCAATTGCAGATTGCTAGGGCAAAATTGCTGGAAAGATTGGCAAGAAAGAGAAACTCCACAGTAATAACAATGATCCACAGGCAAGAAAGTATAGGTTTCTTTGGGATTCCCGTGTACAAGTTCATAAGCATTGAGGATAGCGAAGAGATATTAAGAGCTATAAGGATGGCTCCAAAGGATAAACCAATTGATCTGATCATCCACACGCCGGGAGGATTGGTTTTGGCGGCAACGCAAATAGCAAAGGCTTTGAAGGATCATCCCGCAGAAACAAGGGTGATAGTGCCGCACTACGCAATGAGTGGTGGGACTTTAATAGCATTAGCTGCTGACAAGATTATAATGGATCCTCATGCGGTTTTGGGACCGGTTGATCCTCAGCTCGGCCAGTATCCAGCTCCGAGCATAATAAGGGCAGTTGAACAAAAAGGTGCAGAGAAAGTTGATGACCAAACTCTCATACTTGCTGATGTAGCAAAGAAGGCAATAAATCAAGTTCAGGAGTTTGTGTACAATCTCTTGAAGGACAAATACGGTGAAGAGAAAGCCAGAGAACTGGCTCAAATACTAACCGAGGGAAGATGGACTCACGACTACCCAATAACTGTTGAGCACGCAAAGGAACTCGGTCTTCATGTTGAAACAGACGTTCCAGAAGAGGTCTATGCCTTAATGGAGCTCTATAAACAACCTGTAAAGCAAAGAGGAACTGTAGAATTCATGCCTTATCCGGTAAAGCAACAAGGGAAGGACTAG
- a CDS encoding coiled-coil protein has protein sequence MQVKVDPEEIKRIKAEIEALEREKKEIQERLEQLQKELNIWIQKRDEKNKEVRQLREKAREYKIKRDEINQQIKELKKNREEINAKLDLLYQEAMEYRAKRDEYRQLRRLKMPKEKIEERIEKLEWELQTNPNITPEREKQIVDQIQVLATELEILQQAERFHKKLQETRKKIESLKKARRAIGMEIQKLANQSQQFHEQMLKAYQQADEIKKEADEYHQKVVELREKIREVRMDLREVEKKIFEFDQKHKELIAYKMVARMRAKKDATFEKAVEALEKFKRGEKLTLDELLLLQRYNLV, from the coding sequence ATGCAAGTGAAAGTAGACCCAGAGGAAATTAAGAGGATAAAAGCCGAAATAGAGGCTTTAGAAAGAGAGAAAAAAGAGATACAGGAGAGATTGGAACAGCTCCAAAAGGAGCTGAATATTTGGATACAAAAAAGAGATGAGAAGAATAAAGAAGTAAGGCAGTTAAGGGAGAAAGCAAGAGAATATAAAATAAAAAGGGATGAAATCAACCAGCAGATTAAAGAGCTCAAAAAGAACAGAGAAGAAATAAACGCTAAGCTTGATCTTCTTTATCAGGAAGCCATGGAGTACAGGGCGAAGAGGGATGAATACAGACAGCTAAGAAGATTAAAGATGCCAAAAGAAAAGATAGAGGAAAGAATTGAAAAGCTTGAATGGGAACTGCAGACCAATCCAAACATAACCCCCGAAAGAGAAAAACAAATAGTTGATCAAATACAGGTTTTGGCTACAGAGCTTGAGATTCTCCAGCAAGCTGAGAGATTCCATAAGAAACTCCAAGAAACGAGGAAGAAGATTGAAAGTTTGAAGAAAGCAAGAAGGGCAATAGGGATGGAAATACAGAAGCTCGCAAATCAGAGTCAGCAGTTCCATGAACAGATGCTAAAAGCTTACCAGCAGGCAGATGAGATTAAAAAAGAAGCAGATGAGTATCACCAGAAGGTAGTTGAGCTCAGGGAAAAGATTAGGGAAGTTAGGATGGATCTCAGAGAGGTAGAGAAGAAGATATTCGAGTTTGATCAGAAGCACAAAGAGCTTATAGCGTATAAGATGGTTGCAAGAATGAGGGCAAAGAAAGATGCTACATTCGAAAAGGCAGTTGAAGCTCTTGAAAAGTTCAAGCGCGGTGAAAAGCTTACTTTGGATGAGCTCCTGCTGCTCCAGAGATACAATCTGGTGTGA
- the arcS gene encoding archaeosine synthase subunit alpha, whose protein sequence is MEIIKHEGPGRLGLVKIKEKTFKTPALSGVDFTLSPFNSYFYPKDFGEYDFNLAPSIPLSFYTPREIVEKALSRLYDVDYSKFNALYVPVVRNLEYIDEFLENVLSQHSFDALYIGNAKIFVKDYRRFVQAIRLIREKDPNLLLITDLEPFFYPLAVYLGIDAFDTRSLKLYDFHKRGFTQFSPILWDEKENSLEFAKEVIKLVKKALEEGKLRYLVENFFYTQAHAGILRIADKENWDYLEKYTPIQRDTVYFISDASQNRPEVVRWRQRVVERFKPPENAEVLFLFPCSAKKPYSHSRSHTLYRKALKEALGSGIYRIHELILTSPFGVVPREWEWLAKYDIVVTGHWSEEEISSAAELLAKVLEKYPKRIPIIAHLDEAYVDVAKRASEISGREIIFTPVKNGTTSKESLEGLKKTIKELGLDLTAGKEDRTYRFYENIRKVFDFYFGLGAGEAVLPEDARIIGSKMLRILIGNEQTGTYQDGVISVTPFGMQRIYNATKSYYVKIDFDLRGDVFAVGVNEADYKIRPDDIVGVVRDEKVVGVGKAILSGEEMVKAKRGIAVKVRKKA, encoded by the coding sequence ATGGAAATTATAAAACACGAGGGTCCAGGGAGGCTTGGGTTAGTCAAAATTAAGGAAAAGACCTTTAAGACGCCCGCTTTGTCTGGAGTAGATTTTACCCTTTCGCCGTTCAATTCTTACTTCTACCCCAAAGATTTTGGGGAATATGATTTCAACCTTGCCCCTTCAATCCCCCTCAGCTTTTATACCCCAAGGGAGATAGTAGAAAAAGCTTTGAGCAGGCTGTATGACGTTGATTACTCAAAATTCAACGCCCTTTATGTCCCGGTCGTGAGGAACCTCGAATACATTGATGAGTTTCTAGAAAATGTCCTTTCTCAGCACTCATTTGATGCCCTCTATATAGGAAACGCGAAAATCTTTGTAAAGGACTACCGGAGGTTTGTTCAAGCCATTAGGCTTATCCGGGAGAAAGATCCAAATTTACTCCTCATTACTGACCTTGAGCCTTTCTTCTATCCCCTGGCTGTTTATCTCGGTATTGACGCCTTCGATACCCGTTCCTTGAAGCTCTACGATTTCCACAAGAGGGGCTTTACCCAATTTTCTCCGATACTGTGGGATGAGAAAGAGAATTCTCTTGAATTTGCTAAGGAGGTTATAAAACTTGTTAAAAAGGCTCTTGAGGAAGGGAAGCTCCGCTATCTGGTTGAGAACTTTTTCTACACTCAAGCTCACGCCGGAATATTGAGGATAGCTGATAAAGAAAATTGGGACTATCTTGAAAAATACACCCCAATACAAAGGGATACCGTTTACTTCATAAGCGATGCCTCCCAGAACAGGCCGGAAGTAGTGAGGTGGAGGCAAAGGGTAGTTGAGAGATTTAAGCCCCCTGAAAACGCTGAAGTGCTCTTTCTCTTCCCATGCTCAGCTAAAAAGCCCTATTCTCACTCGCGCTCTCACACCCTTTACAGAAAAGCCCTCAAGGAAGCCCTTGGAAGTGGGATATACAGGATACACGAGCTCATTTTAACTTCTCCTTTTGGAGTGGTGCCGAGAGAGTGGGAGTGGTTAGCCAAATACGACATTGTAGTCACCGGCCATTGGAGTGAAGAAGAGATAAGCTCTGCGGCTGAGCTCTTAGCTAAGGTTCTAGAGAAATACCCCAAGAGGATTCCGATAATAGCTCATTTGGATGAAGCTTATGTAGATGTTGCTAAAAGAGCCAGCGAGATTAGTGGGAGAGAGATAATCTTTACTCCAGTTAAAAACGGCACAACGAGTAAGGAAAGCTTGGAGGGCTTAAAGAAGACGATAAAAGAACTAGGCTTGGATTTAACTGCTGGAAAAGAAGATAGAACTTACCGCTTCTACGAGAACATTAGGAAAGTGTTTGACTTCTACTTTGGCTTGGGTGCTGGAGAGGCGGTTCTCCCCGAGGATGCGAGAATCATAGGTTCCAAGATGCTCCGCATTCTCATAGGCAATGAGCAAACCGGAACTTACCAAGACGGCGTGATAAGTGTGACGCCATTCGGCATGCAGCGCATCTACAATGCAACGAAGAGCTATTACGTGAAGATTGACTTCGATCTCAGGGGAGACGTTTTTGCCGTGGGGGTTAATGAAGCAGATTACAAAATACGCCCGGATGACATTGTTGGCGTTGTAAGGGATGAAAAAGTAGTTGGCGTTGGAAAGGCTATTCTGAGTGGAGAGGAAATGGTGAAGGCAAAGAGGGGCATTGCGGTGAAGGTTAGGAAGAAGGCATAA
- a CDS encoding DUF2103 domain-containing protein codes for MPKYFKRGVKREHHFLKGIEKPLEEIASIPEVKKVIPGRIYASDSRGFEIKVTRETHAGLKLVAKSDGSVQEVFLVVDKKQREFVWKKIEELAEKWRKG; via the coding sequence ATGCCCAAGTATTTCAAGCGAGGAGTAAAGAGGGAGCACCATTTCCTCAAGGGAATTGAGAAGCCGCTTGAGGAGATAGCCAGTATTCCAGAGGTTAAGAAAGTAATTCCGGGGAGAATATATGCCAGCGACTCAAGAGGCTTTGAGATAAAGGTGACAAGAGAAACTCACGCAGGATTAAAGCTCGTCGCAAAGAGCGACGGTTCTGTGCAGGAGGTTTTTCTCGTTGTAGATAAAAAGCAGAGGGAATTCGTCTGGAAGAAGATAGAAGAGCTCGCAGAGAAGTGGAGAAAGGGTTGA